Proteins co-encoded in one Leucobacter exalbidus genomic window:
- a CDS encoding rhodanese-like domain-containing protein, translating into MRRSIVISLSTVAVLFALAGCSALPTSAGGAGTVEIGGDTMLLDVRTAEEYAAGHLDSAHLLDFNRGDLAAEIPSLDSDAEYLVYCRSGNRSSQAIALMEQAGFTNLTNLGSLEQASVATKLPIVN; encoded by the coding sequence GTGCGTCGTTCTATTGTTATTTCACTCTCTACTGTCGCTGTGCTGTTCGCCTTAGCTGGCTGCTCGGCATTGCCGACCTCGGCCGGCGGTGCCGGCACTGTTGAAATCGGCGGCGACACGATGCTGCTAGACGTTCGCACCGCCGAAGAGTACGCGGCAGGGCATCTCGATAGCGCCCACCTGCTCGACTTTAACCGTGGCGACCTCGCTGCCGAAATCCCAAGCCTCGACTCCGATGCTGAGTACCTTGTCTACTGCCGTTCGGGCAACCGATCCAGCCAAGCCATCGCATTAATGGAACAGGCAGGCTTCACCAATCTCACCAACCTCGGATCACTCGAGCAGGCTTCCGTGGCAACCAAACTGCCAATCGTGAACTGA
- a CDS encoding DUF6512 family protein produces the protein MAIETIVSISWWMILPLSIIGSLLHFVFDWTRHNRIAAIFSAVNESYWEHIKIAIWPTVLLQIVLFAAGGYQYLSFIPAATIALYSLPVSMLGIVFLYKSITKRNILWLDIASFFVIIAVAQTLFVLVLEQLDASWVTVVLAGFFLVGLLIASLRFTLRPPNEPDAFIDPLTQKYGLHAHPDYQIPNEQQRG, from the coding sequence ATGGCTATTGAGACCATCGTTTCGATCAGTTGGTGGATGATCTTGCCGCTGAGCATTATCGGCAGCTTGCTTCATTTCGTCTTCGACTGGACACGCCACAATCGAATTGCGGCGATCTTCAGCGCAGTGAACGAAAGTTACTGGGAACATATCAAGATTGCTATTTGGCCTACCGTGCTGCTGCAAATCGTTCTGTTCGCCGCAGGGGGTTACCAATATCTGTCGTTTATCCCTGCGGCAACGATCGCGCTCTATTCCTTACCGGTCAGCATGCTCGGCATCGTGTTCCTCTATAAGAGCATCACTAAGCGCAACATTCTTTGGTTAGACATCGCTTCTTTTTTCGTGATCATCGCCGTCGCACAGACTTTGTTCGTGCTGGTTTTGGAACAGCTCGACGCTTCATGGGTCACTGTTGTTTTGGCGGGTTTCTTTCTTGTTGGGCTGCTGATCGCGTCTCTTCGTTTCACTCTTCGTCCACCCAATGAGCCAGACGCCTTCATCGACCCGCTCACCCAGAAATACGGCCTCCACGCGCATCCTGATTACCAGATACCAAACGAGCAACAGCGCGGATAG
- a CDS encoding ABC transporter permease yields the protein MFLAIRELKFARGRFGLMGAVVSLIAILMVLLSGLSSGLVNDGVSGLKSLPVTAFAFDEGTKTDNAFSRSVVDAEQVDAWKSQPGVKHADPVGAGMTNATTDDGTQIDLSLFGIEPDSFLTPAVSEGEHLSGLAGIVVSETAKSDGLELGTIITLDRLDTELEVIGFTEGQATFGHVDMAYLHLDTWKLIASGAAQPGTPTQAQVDALDFEVASVVALQAEDGEEIDMLAGDLAAGTTTVDLKESFNSSPGYEAETLTLSMIQVFLYGICALVVGAFFTVWTIQRQHELAVLRAVGASGRYLLRDSLTQAAILLLSFTALGVAAGVGLGSAMPDGMPFALEAEPILTSSIITIVLGLVGAAVAVLRITRIDPNTALGGQR from the coding sequence ATGTTTCTTGCAATCCGCGAACTGAAGTTTGCGCGAGGACGGTTTGGGCTGATGGGTGCTGTTGTATCACTCATCGCCATCCTGATGGTACTGCTGTCCGGTCTGTCCTCGGGCCTGGTCAACGATGGTGTCTCAGGCCTGAAGTCGCTGCCAGTCACTGCGTTTGCCTTCGATGAAGGCACGAAGACCGACAATGCGTTCTCTCGCTCGGTGGTAGACGCTGAGCAGGTTGACGCGTGGAAGTCACAACCAGGCGTCAAGCATGCTGACCCCGTGGGTGCTGGAATGACAAACGCCACCACCGACGACGGCACGCAGATTGACCTGTCGCTCTTCGGCATTGAACCCGACTCCTTCCTAACCCCAGCAGTCTCTGAGGGCGAGCACCTCTCCGGCCTCGCTGGAATCGTCGTATCCGAAACCGCGAAGAGTGACGGACTCGAACTCGGCACAATCATCACCCTCGATCGCCTCGACACCGAACTCGAGGTCATTGGCTTCACCGAGGGCCAGGCGACGTTCGGGCACGTCGACATGGCGTACCTCCACCTCGACACGTGGAAATTGATTGCATCGGGTGCGGCGCAACCTGGTACCCCTACTCAGGCGCAAGTCGACGCGCTCGACTTCGAGGTCGCGAGCGTGGTGGCACTGCAGGCCGAAGATGGCGAGGAAATCGACATGCTCGCTGGAGATTTAGCGGCTGGCACAACAACGGTTGATCTAAAGGAGTCCTTTAACTCGTCGCCGGGGTACGAAGCAGAAACCCTCACTCTCAGCATGATCCAGGTATTTCTCTACGGGATCTGTGCACTGGTCGTAGGCGCATTCTTCACCGTCTGGACCATTCAGCGTCAGCACGAGCTGGCAGTGCTCCGCGCTGTCGGTGCCTCGGGCCGATACCTGCTCCGTGACTCGTTGACGCAGGCGGCAATCCTACTTCTCAGCTTTACAGCGCTCGGCGTGGCGGCCGGCGTGGGTCTCGGTTCAGCGATGCCTGATGGGATGCCATTCGCGCTTGAAGCAGAGCCGATTCTCACCTCTTCAATCATCACTATTGTTCTGGGTCTTGTAGGTGCCGCTGTCGCGGTGCTTCGCATCACCCGCATCGATCCAAATACTGCCCTGGGAGGTCAGCGATAA
- a CDS encoding ABC transporter ATP-binding protein — protein MATEHAIEPALSLCSVTVELGDGDSKVRPLDHVDLEVARGEFVGVVGPSGAGKSSLLAVAGALLQADSGNVEVLGQDLSKIGRSQGKLAKFRLRNIGFVFQSGNLIPALNSADQLRLVNKLSGGPTSFDPLPLLDAVGMAHKAKNLPGQLSGGERQRVGIARAFVTSPGLLLVDEPTSALDRARSQQIVALLAEQSHERGVATIMVTHDHDVIGHCDRVVEMVDGRLSAYETSEAMGAH, from the coding sequence ATGGCGACAGAGCACGCAATCGAGCCAGCACTTTCACTGTGCAGCGTCACGGTCGAACTGGGAGACGGCGACAGCAAGGTGCGCCCCCTCGACCACGTCGACCTCGAAGTCGCCCGCGGGGAGTTCGTTGGTGTCGTCGGCCCATCAGGCGCTGGGAAATCCTCTTTGCTCGCAGTCGCCGGAGCACTCCTGCAGGCAGACTCGGGCAATGTCGAAGTGTTGGGGCAGGATCTGTCGAAGATCGGTCGCTCTCAGGGGAAACTCGCAAAGTTCCGGCTCCGCAATATCGGCTTCGTCTTCCAATCAGGAAACCTCATCCCGGCACTGAATTCTGCGGATCAGTTGCGCCTGGTGAACAAACTTTCTGGAGGTCCCACTTCGTTCGACCCGCTACCACTCCTCGACGCAGTCGGCATGGCACACAAAGCGAAGAACCTTCCCGGGCAGCTATCCGGCGGAGAACGCCAGCGTGTGGGAATCGCACGCGCATTTGTCACAAGTCCGGGTTTGCTGCTCGTTGATGAGCCGACGTCTGCACTTGATCGTGCACGCAGTCAGCAGATTGTGGCGCTCCTCGCTGAGCAGAGCCACGAACGTGGTGTAGCAACCATCATGGTGACGCATGATCACGACGTGATTGGTCACTGCGACCGCGTGGTCGAGATGGTCGACGGACGCCTGAGCGCATATGAAACGAGTGAGGCCATGGGAGCCCACTAA
- a CDS encoding TetR/AcrR family transcriptional regulator — protein MPKISAATVVEHRAQQERLILDAAHAILEETGDVTSMREVAERAGLARSSVYHYFDSREALLNALVQDVFPKWTERVTNAMAAEPELSERIIAYAVTNVQLVQEGAHAVGAALAALSPGEALNEQATQMHRAIQEPLIETLAELGVRDPEGLGELINSVVHASTRLLESGRQPEQVYAGLTAVIRPMAREMQAQMDQEIKDYETGPRSLQGDRS, from the coding sequence ATGCCGAAAATTAGTGCAGCCACGGTCGTGGAACACCGCGCTCAACAAGAGCGCCTCATTCTTGATGCAGCCCACGCGATTCTCGAAGAAACTGGCGATGTCACAAGCATGCGGGAAGTTGCTGAGCGTGCAGGCCTTGCGAGATCTAGTGTCTACCACTACTTCGATTCCCGCGAGGCACTCCTCAACGCGCTCGTACAAGATGTGTTCCCGAAGTGGACCGAGCGTGTCACAAACGCGATGGCCGCCGAGCCCGAACTCAGCGAGCGAATCATTGCCTACGCGGTGACGAACGTACAGCTTGTTCAGGAAGGGGCACACGCGGTCGGCGCCGCTCTCGCAGCACTGTCACCCGGCGAAGCCCTCAATGAGCAAGCCACACAGATGCATCGCGCGATACAAGAGCCATTGATAGAGACCCTTGCCGAACTCGGGGTTCGAGACCCTGAGGGGCTCGGGGAGCTCATCAACTCGGTGGTGCACGCCTCCACGCGATTGTTGGAGTCGGGGCGGCAACCTGAGCAAGTGTACGCTGGGCTTACCGCGGTTATCAGGCCGATGGCACGCGAGATGCAGGCGCAGATGGACCAGGAAATCAAGGACTATGAGACTGGCCCCCGCAGTCTGCAGGGTGATCGCTCTTAG
- a CDS encoding site-specific integrase produces the protein MPMSWHTCFWVIPDSVSATASFLNSSLYFVGMINILPVPPSRTKHTQTQPNPQQTLNRLDFKKQRMMIDYNAVQVKGEFEFGTPKTGESRSVPMLDFIAFSLRRITKGRPQSAFVFGKVDSVPPIRPHAEYSWFASAVKAAMKEDETFPRVTPHDLRHTAASLAVSAGANPKAVQRMLGHASAAMTMDVYADLFEQDIDDVAANMSGARAKALSNKASKAS, from the coding sequence ATGCCCATGTCTTGGCACACCTGTTTCTGGGTCATCCCGGACTCGGTAAGCGCGACAGCGTCTTTCTTGAATTCCTCGCTGTATTTCGTTGGCATGATCAACATCCTTCCAGTTCCGCCCTCGCGAACGAAACATACTCAGACTCAACCAAACCCTCAGCAGACCCTCAACCGTCTCGACTTCAAAAAGCAGCGCATGATGATCGATTACAACGCCGTGCAAGTGAAAGGCGAGTTCGAGTTTGGTACACCAAAAACGGGCGAGAGCCGGTCAGTCCCGATGCTCGACTTCATCGCATTCTCGCTCAGGCGCATCACGAAGGGCCGACCCCAGAGCGCGTTCGTGTTCGGCAAGGTCGATAGCGTGCCGCCCATCCGCCCTCACGCAGAGTATTCGTGGTTCGCGAGCGCAGTGAAGGCCGCGATGAAGGAAGATGAGACGTTCCCACGCGTCACTCCACACGATCTCCGTCACACTGCCGCGTCCCTAGCGGTGAGCGCAGGGGCGAACCCGAAAGCGGTCCAGAGGATGCTTGGGCACGCGAGCGCAGCGATGACGATGGACGTGTACGCGGATCTCTTTGAGCAGGACATAGATGATGTGGCGGCGAACATGAGCGGGGCACGGGCAAAGGCTCTCTCGAACAAAGCTTCGAAGGCAAGCTGA
- a CDS encoding IS110 family transposase, with product MVLVTDQFEYVVGIDTHARTHTYCLIRAQDGAVISTATFPTSSAGNARAVNWIGRRSQHTAVLAAAEGTSSYGSSITAALGAAGITVAEVRPAARSTHAHSGKSDVLDAEAAARSVLGRDTAVLCQPRQAGSRTALRVLLAARAQLDHHRTANRNALNALARSVDLGIDARKPLNDAQIKTISAWRTSGDNGPARIFRTEAKRLARAILEHIEQLKVNHLLLAELTEELAPGLQQISGVGPVTGAILVTAYSHRGRVRSEAAFAALGGIAPLPASSGNTTRHRLSRSGDRQLNRAVDTIVRTRMSYDEATREYVSRRRAEGRTPREVRRCLRRYVCRAMFRELQTRMA from the coding sequence ATGGTTCTCGTCACAGATCAGTTCGAGTATGTCGTCGGCATCGACACACATGCTCGTACCCACACCTATTGCCTTATCCGGGCGCAAGATGGTGCGGTCATTTCCACCGCAACATTTCCCACGTCTTCGGCCGGCAACGCCCGCGCCGTCAACTGGATTGGGCGGCGCAGTCAGCACACTGCAGTGCTTGCGGCTGCTGAGGGCACGTCTTCCTACGGTAGTAGTATCACCGCAGCCTTAGGCGCGGCCGGAATCACCGTTGCCGAGGTTCGGCCGGCAGCTCGATCGACTCACGCCCATTCTGGGAAGTCTGACGTTCTCGATGCCGAAGCGGCAGCCCGTTCAGTCCTCGGCCGCGATACCGCCGTTCTCTGCCAGCCTCGGCAGGCGGGGAGTCGTACCGCACTCCGGGTGCTACTTGCAGCCCGTGCACAGCTCGATCACCATCGCACAGCGAACAGAAACGCGCTTAATGCTTTGGCACGCAGCGTTGACCTCGGCATCGATGCCCGCAAGCCACTGAACGACGCGCAGATCAAAACTATCTCTGCCTGGCGCACGTCCGGGGACAATGGGCCAGCGCGCATATTCCGAACTGAGGCGAAGCGCTTGGCCAGGGCAATCCTCGAACACATCGAGCAGCTCAAGGTCAACCACCTCCTGCTTGCTGAACTCACTGAGGAACTCGCCCCTGGGTTGCAGCAGATATCGGGGGTCGGCCCAGTAACTGGAGCGATTCTTGTCACTGCCTATTCACACCGTGGCAGGGTGCGGTCAGAAGCTGCTTTCGCAGCCCTCGGGGGAATCGCCCCGCTACCAGCGTCCTCAGGGAACACGACTCGGCACCGGCTTTCCCGCTCCGGAGACCGGCAACTCAACCGGGCAGTTGACACCATTGTTCGTACCCGTATGAGCTACGACGAAGCCACTCGTGAGTACGTGTCCCGCCGCCGAGCTGAGGGCCGCACTCCACGCGAGGTTCGTCGCTGCCTGCGGCGTTACGTATGCCGAGCCATGTTTCGAGAACTCCAGACCCGCATGGCTTGA
- a CDS encoding sulfate permease, with protein MIRSIWILSIYVRSFMQHCMPTNILIAVIRRRRGLKWGVPATLLAVPYMLAAVWCSDLIDHGGPGWLHFVILICIWNAMKFIVMGPVSVMLLLRSRHYEAIARKELLAQESPSEPSTVLGR; from the coding sequence ATGATTCGCTCAATCTGGATCTTGAGTATCTACGTTCGCTCGTTCATGCAGCACTGCATGCCGACCAACATCCTCATCGCTGTCATTCGGCGGCGTCGTGGGTTGAAGTGGGGTGTGCCAGCGACGTTGCTTGCCGTGCCCTACATGCTGGCCGCCGTGTGGTGTTCAGATCTTATCGATCACGGCGGGCCGGGATGGTTGCACTTCGTGATCTTGATCTGCATCTGGAACGCGATGAAGTTCATCGTTATGGGCCCGGTCAGCGTGATGCTTTTGTTGCGATCGAGGCACTATGAGGCAATCGCTCGTAAAGAACTGCTCGCACAAGAGTCACCGAGTGAGCCCAGCACAGTGCTCGGCCGGTGA
- the dprA gene encoding DNA-processing protein DprA — translation MPALTALARDDRSARLLLSIIGTPADVATGKLLTEVGAAELISIAEGDGTVPGMDRVEAAVWRDRLHSAATPDRLAERIVEASKFRVIIPSDPDWPTTLNDLGHRAPYALWAKGRTELLAEPLPQRITVTGARAATSYGAHVTDELCGDLAQSGRTLIAGAAYGIEASAHRAALLRDMNTIAVLASGVDRPYPAGHADLIDRIAREGLLLSEVPPSVAPTRQRFIDRSRILAALSSATIIVEAGSRSGSLHTATEAAQLGRLVGAVPGPVTSAASTGTNLMLQSGQASVITNGSDIMRMVEGETNAPERSVIRSGAPHVASPKSRVL, via the coding sequence ATGCCCGCGCTCACTGCTCTTGCCAGGGACGATCGCTCCGCCCGCTTATTGCTATCGATTATCGGCACCCCCGCTGACGTTGCCACGGGAAAACTACTCACCGAGGTAGGCGCAGCAGAGCTGATCTCGATCGCCGAAGGGGACGGCACAGTCCCGGGCATGGATCGAGTTGAGGCTGCGGTGTGGCGCGATCGGCTCCATTCAGCTGCCACCCCGGATCGCCTTGCCGAGCGAATAGTTGAGGCCAGCAAGTTCCGTGTGATCATTCCCAGTGACCCCGACTGGCCAACGACGCTTAACGATCTCGGTCACCGTGCCCCGTACGCGCTCTGGGCGAAGGGGCGCACAGAATTGCTCGCTGAGCCGCTCCCGCAGCGCATCACCGTCACGGGCGCCCGCGCCGCCACCTCATACGGCGCGCATGTCACCGACGAACTCTGCGGCGACCTTGCTCAGAGTGGCAGAACACTGATCGCAGGGGCCGCATACGGGATCGAGGCGTCCGCGCACCGCGCCGCCCTCCTCCGCGATATGAACACGATCGCAGTGCTCGCTTCTGGGGTTGATCGCCCATACCCCGCGGGCCACGCTGATCTCATCGACCGCATTGCGCGCGAAGGGCTGCTGCTGTCCGAGGTACCACCGTCGGTCGCGCCGACTCGCCAGCGGTTTATCGACCGATCGCGCATCCTCGCCGCTTTGTCGAGCGCGACGATCATCGTTGAAGCAGGATCCCGGTCAGGTTCGTTGCACACGGCCACCGAGGCTGCGCAGCTGGGACGCCTCGTCGGTGCAGTCCCTGGGCCGGTAACGAGTGCCGCCAGCACGGGCACCAACCTGATGCTGCAAAGTGGTCAAGCCAGTGTAATTACCAATGGATCGGACATCATGCGCATGGTTGAGGGCGAGACGAACGCCCCTGAGCGGAGTGTGATCCGCTCAGGGGCGCCGCATGTTGCCTCACCCAAAAGTCGAGTGCTGTAA
- a CDS encoding excisionase family DNA-binding protein → MTARTRSEASESALVPLVVAAENLGVSVKTIRRRIADGTVRGYRVGRLIRVDLDELRRSLVVEIPTAR, encoded by the coding sequence ATGACTGCTCGAACTCGATCTGAGGCATCTGAATCTGCGCTGGTTCCATTGGTGGTCGCGGCCGAGAACCTGGGGGTTTCGGTCAAGACCATCAGGCGTCGAATCGCTGACGGCACCGTTCGTGGGTATCGGGTCGGCCGACTCATCCGGGTCGATCTCGACGAGCTTCGCCGGAGTCTGGTGGTCGAGATTCCGACGGCAAGATAG
- a CDS encoding tyrosine-type recombinase/integrase translates to MSNSKRENWGSLRKLPSGRWQARYPGPDGTTYTARTDQDRLLTFLTKTDARTWLAGVQSNMARGLWEPPEEIAARLEAELATEQAQSLGFEEYSKRWLEMIRTEPNRSGKKRAVGTVRSYQGKVTGYLVPEFRSTPVREIDAARIKVMTDRLDQIPAPLNPNSKFNGITRPVLIVLMMILRQAARDGIIPAAPNVSVPRQESVRHDVDHDAGEDVATPMQVEALYEAVPDQYAIAVLLAAWCQLRRGECLGLQRRDIEWHDDGSATLHVRRQLNANTGGYTDLKSEAGRRSLSIPKLMIGRLQQHLHDYVSSDAKAPVLPADRRGSIPLSNTRWGYIWADVRDGVAGLPHRFRFHDLRHTGLTIFAQEGATLAELMRRGGHADIHIVLRYQHATMNRDRELADRMSDRVSASIARAQKEGDGGEET, encoded by the coding sequence ATGAGTAACAGCAAACGCGAGAATTGGGGGAGCCTGCGCAAGCTCCCTTCTGGCCGCTGGCAAGCTCGCTACCCAGGACCCGACGGAACGACCTACACAGCCAGAACCGATCAAGACAGGCTGCTCACCTTCCTCACCAAAACGGATGCCAGAACCTGGCTTGCCGGGGTGCAGTCGAACATGGCGCGGGGCCTGTGGGAGCCGCCGGAGGAGATCGCGGCCAGGCTTGAAGCCGAGCTGGCAACCGAACAAGCACAGTCCTTGGGATTCGAGGAGTACTCCAAGCGTTGGCTTGAAATGATCCGTACCGAACCTAACCGCAGCGGTAAGAAGCGGGCTGTTGGTACGGTGCGCTCTTACCAAGGAAAGGTCACCGGCTATCTCGTTCCAGAGTTCAGAAGCACTCCGGTGCGCGAGATCGACGCCGCCCGCATCAAGGTGATGACGGACCGGCTTGACCAGATCCCCGCGCCTCTGAACCCAAACTCGAAGTTCAACGGCATCACGAGACCGGTGCTCATCGTGCTCATGATGATCCTCCGGCAGGCCGCACGAGACGGCATCATCCCAGCCGCACCGAATGTATCGGTACCGCGGCAAGAGTCGGTAAGGCACGACGTAGACCACGACGCGGGTGAAGACGTTGCGACTCCCATGCAGGTAGAGGCGTTGTACGAGGCGGTTCCAGATCAGTACGCGATCGCAGTACTGCTCGCGGCATGGTGTCAGCTGCGCCGAGGGGAGTGCCTTGGGCTGCAACGTCGTGATATCGAGTGGCATGACGATGGAAGTGCCACGCTGCACGTTCGGCGTCAACTCAACGCCAATACGGGCGGCTACACCGATCTGAAGAGTGAGGCTGGCAGGCGATCCCTCAGTATCCCGAAGCTCATGATCGGTCGACTGCAGCAGCACTTGCACGACTACGTTTCCTCCGACGCGAAGGCGCCGGTGCTCCCCGCCGACCGCCGGGGGAGCATCCCGCTGTCGAACACCCGGTGGGGGTACATCTGGGCTGACGTGCGAGATGGAGTCGCGGGGCTGCCCCACCGCTTCAGGTTCCACGACCTGCGCCACACGGGGCTCACGATCTTCGCGCAAGAGGGGGCGACGCTCGCGGAGCTGATGAGACGCGGCGGTCACGCTGACATTCACATCGTGTTGCGTTACCAGCACGCCACCATGAACCGAGATCGAGAACTGGCTGACCGGATGAGCGATCGTGTCAGCGCGAGCATTGCCCGAGCGCAGAAAGAAGGTGACGGCGGCGAGGAGACCTAA
- the nrdF gene encoding class 1b ribonucleoside-diphosphate reductase subunit beta, whose amino-acid sequence MNPKPFKLGHAVQAINWNRIEDDTDKIIWDRLTSNFWLPEKVPLSNDVQSWATFTDAEKRLTERVFTGLTLLDTIQGTVGAVSLIPDAITPHEEAVYTNIAFMESVHAKSYSSIFSTLCSTQEIDDAFRWSVDNQYLQKKAQIIIDYYEGDDPLKRKVASTLLESFLFYSGFYLPIYWSSKAKLTNTADLIRLIIRDEAVHGYYIGYKYQQGVAKETPERQEELKAYTFELMYELYENEILYTQDLYDPVGLTEDVKKFLHYNANKALMNLGYEPMFPKEMTDVNPAIMSSLSPNADENHDFFSGSGSSYVIGKAEATEDEDWDF is encoded by the coding sequence ATGAACCCGAAGCCGTTTAAGCTGGGCCACGCGGTGCAGGCGATTAACTGGAATCGCATCGAAGACGACACCGACAAGATCATTTGGGATCGCCTGACGTCGAACTTCTGGTTGCCCGAGAAGGTGCCGTTGTCGAACGACGTGCAGTCGTGGGCGACGTTCACCGACGCTGAGAAGCGTCTCACCGAGCGCGTCTTCACCGGCCTCACCCTGCTTGACACGATCCAGGGCACCGTTGGCGCCGTTTCGCTGATTCCCGATGCGATCACCCCGCACGAGGAAGCCGTCTACACGAACATTGCGTTCATGGAGTCGGTGCACGCCAAGAGCTACTCGTCGATCTTCTCGACACTGTGCTCGACGCAGGAGATTGACGACGCGTTCCGCTGGTCAGTCGATAACCAGTATCTGCAGAAGAAAGCGCAGATCATTATCGATTACTACGAGGGCGACGACCCCTTGAAGCGCAAGGTTGCTTCGACGCTGCTCGAGTCGTTCCTGTTCTACTCGGGCTTCTACCTGCCGATCTACTGGTCGTCGAAGGCAAAGCTCACGAACACGGCAGACCTGATCCGCCTCATCATTCGTGACGAAGCCGTGCACGGCTACTACATCGGTTACAAGTACCAGCAGGGCGTCGCGAAAGAGACTCCTGAGCGTCAGGAAGAGCTGAAGGCGTACACGTTCGAGCTGATGTACGAGCTCTACGAGAACGAAATCCTGTACACGCAGGATCTCTACGATCCGGTGGGCCTCACGGAAGACGTGAAGAAGTTCTTGCACTACAACGCGAACAAGGCGCTCATGAACCTCGGCTACGAGCCGATGTTCCCCAAGGAGATGACCGACGTCAACCCGGCGATCATGTCCTCGCTGTCGCCCAATGCTGACGAGAACCACGACTTCTTTTCGGGCTCAGGCTCGAGCTACGTCATCGGCAAGGCTGAGGCCACCGAAGACGAGGACTGGGACTTCTAA